Proteins encoded within one genomic window of Spirulina major PCC 6313:
- a CDS encoding IS630 family transposase, translating into MRQQGRFDLLYGDESGSCLWSAASYSYYFRGEQKRQEQTRKRGKRLSIIGLWQPLVTFIYSLVLGSFKSDDFIALMNQQAQSAADILSKTGRIRVIVLDNGSIHTSKLVQAQIATWQAQGLYLFFLPPYCSEMNPIELEWQHLKRDELVGQMFESEKELACEVIFGLDARAQQNAHSTEYVNLRQPQYSVT; encoded by the coding sequence CTGCGGCAGCAGGGGAGATTTGACTTGCTCTACGGCGACGAATCCGGCAGTTGTTTATGGAGTGCCGCCAGTTACAGCTATTACTTCCGAGGTGAGCAAAAACGACAGGAGCAGACTCGCAAGCGAGGCAAGAGGCTCAGCATCATCGGTTTGTGGCAGCCATTGGTCACCTTCATCTACTCTCTGGTTTTAGGCAGCTTTAAGAGCGATGACTTCATCGCCTTGATGAACCAGCAAGCCCAGAGTGCCGCTGACATCCTCTCGAAAACCGGACGGATAAGGGTCATTGTGCTGGACAACGGCTCCATTCATACCAGCAAGCTTGTTCAAGCCCAGATTGCTACTTGGCAAGCTCAGGGGCTTTATCTTTTCTTCCTGCCCCCCTACTGTTCAGAGATGAATCCTATTGAGTTGGAGTGGCAGCATCTCAAGCGAGATGAGTTGGTTGGTCAGATGTTTGAGTCAGAGAAGGAGTTGGCTTGTGAGGTCATTTTTGGACTTGATGCTCGGGCACAACAAAACGCTCACTCCACTGAATATGTCAATCTGCGACAACCTCAATATTCTGTTACATAG
- the tnpC gene encoding IS66 family transposase, with amino-acid sequence MKPIEIPPAVEREQLRQASSEVLVELVLRQQEVIQQLVWEIERLKNNANSDSESSSKPPSSDIHKRSEHQPPEKEPPSQGKRKPGGQPGHQGKTRKGFGRIDRYEMVRAQVCGYCGSQELSLVPRKTRRHEVAELIQPAIEVVEYEQQCCCCSRCGQETWGELPPQVLGGQSLGVGLQSLLVWLGNYAHMSYEKQQEFLEELGNITVGVGTLQATNERASQSVKPTVEELGNWVKHQDYAQVDETPWLVKGVKEWMWVVCGVGFCLFHAADTRSRAELETLLGRSFDGVLVSDDFSVYNGYEVKAQQKCLAHLRRHFKKVCKLRHGKNPELAKAFLDLIDTAFEQHRQWRETEDGAAYHQWAAGFIYEVKAAVEHWLPLAGHEAGLLLRSLRDKANQWWYFLSHPEIPPDNNRAERSLRLAVTKRKVCGGSRSMAGFAQTARLLSVIQTCRTQGRSVLSFLKQALMATASPEQVSMPSLIPAT; translated from the coding sequence ATGAAGCCCATCGAGATTCCCCCAGCCGTCGAACGAGAGCAACTGAGACAAGCATCATCAGAGGTGCTGGTGGAACTGGTGTTGCGGCAACAAGAGGTTATTCAGCAACTAGTCTGGGAAATAGAGCGGCTCAAGAACAACGCCAACAGCGATAGCGAGAGTTCATCGAAACCCCCATCAAGCGACATCCACAAACGCTCAGAACACCAACCCCCAGAAAAAGAGCCACCAAGCCAAGGAAAACGTAAACCCGGTGGGCAACCCGGTCATCAGGGAAAAACTCGCAAAGGGTTTGGCAGAATAGACCGCTACGAAATGGTGCGAGCACAAGTGTGTGGGTACTGTGGGAGCCAAGAGTTGAGCCTAGTCCCCCGAAAAACGCGCCGCCATGAAGTAGCCGAGTTAATCCAACCCGCCATAGAAGTAGTGGAGTATGAGCAGCAGTGCTGCTGTTGTAGCCGATGCGGACAGGAAACATGGGGAGAGCTACCGCCGCAAGTGCTGGGAGGTCAAAGCTTAGGAGTCGGGCTGCAATCCCTGTTGGTGTGGTTGGGGAACTACGCTCACATGAGCTATGAAAAGCAGCAGGAATTCCTAGAGGAACTGGGGAATATCACCGTGGGAGTAGGGACATTACAAGCGACCAACGAAAGGGCATCCCAAAGCGTTAAGCCGACAGTAGAGGAACTGGGAAACTGGGTGAAACACCAAGACTACGCCCAAGTGGATGAAACACCATGGCTAGTCAAGGGAGTGAAAGAGTGGATGTGGGTAGTGTGTGGGGTGGGTTTTTGCCTCTTCCACGCCGCTGATACTCGTTCAAGGGCGGAATTAGAGACCCTATTAGGTCGAAGCTTTGATGGTGTACTCGTCTCTGATGACTTCAGTGTGTACAACGGTTATGAGGTGAAAGCCCAGCAGAAGTGCTTGGCTCATCTGAGGCGGCACTTCAAGAAAGTCTGCAAGCTCAGGCATGGAAAAAATCCAGAGTTGGCGAAGGCATTCCTGGATTTGATTGACACAGCCTTTGAGCAGCATCGTCAGTGGCGTGAAACCGAGGATGGGGCTGCCTATCATCAATGGGCGGCGGGCTTTATCTATGAGGTGAAGGCGGCTGTGGAGCATTGGCTCCCCCTGGCTGGGCATGAGGCGGGCTTGTTATTGCGCTCTCTACGCGATAAGGCAAATCAGTGGTGGTATTTCCTGTCCCATCCAGAAATTCCCCCGGATAATAATCGTGCGGAACGCTCGTTGCGGTTGGCTGTAACCAAGCGTAAGGTTTGTGGTGGCTCGCGTTCGATGGCAGGTTTTGCCCAGACGGCAAGGTTACTGAGTGTGATTCAGACTTGTCGGACTCAAGGGCGTTCGGTGTTGAGTTTCTTGAAACAAGCTTTGATGGCGACGGCTTCTCCTGAGCAAGTCTCCATGCCTTCCCTCATCCCTGCTACCTGA
- a CDS encoding helix-turn-helix domain-containing protein, with protein MGARMRVFLSPEEERTLWELRKATTVIQRVKDRAEALRLSHQGWYVEKIAQHLHWNVGTVRKTFKRWQEKGLGGLWDAPGRGKKSTWTEADMVYLETCLREEKRTYNSVQLAKKLKRYRGISLSPDHLRQVLKKRG; from the coding sequence ATGGGAGCAAGGATGAGAGTATTTCTAAGCCCAGAGGAAGAAAGAACCCTGTGGGAGCTAAGGAAAGCAACCACAGTAATACAGAGAGTCAAAGACCGTGCAGAAGCTCTGAGACTCAGCCATCAAGGATGGTACGTCGAAAAGATAGCCCAACACTTGCACTGGAATGTAGGGACAGTGAGGAAAACGTTCAAACGTTGGCAGGAAAAGGGCTTAGGCGGACTCTGGGATGCACCAGGAAGAGGAAAAAAGAGCACCTGGACAGAAGCCGACATGGTGTACCTAGAAACCTGTTTGCGTGAAGAAAAGCGAACCTATAACAGCGTACAGTTAGCCAAGAAACTCAAACGATACAGAGGCATTAGCTTGAGCCCAGACCATCTGCGTCAGGTGCTCAAAAAAAGGGGGTGA